From Micromonospora rhizosphaerae, the proteins below share one genomic window:
- a CDS encoding FtsK/SpoIIIE domain-containing protein: MPLVNVIRGDRIDAAPINVRTPFIRIPLWLALTWWAVKALGRLTVVLLQFWYVTGPAVFFGWLYLRWGWAGPAGFLAAVGALSAGWGFGHRPSWLRFAWWPALARYRRWLYRRNWQAAMVTARLAVSFDHHTVLPVLRKVRCASGVDVVAVRMVTGQIPDDFAKVAERLAHTFGVRQVKAVPGPRPDVVLLHLFRGDPLAKLVHPLPVPAVPEFTALPVGRQEDGDGYGLRLFGTQVLVVGATGSGKGSVIWSVVRSLAAGTTTGLVQLWGLDPKGGMELGIGAPMFARFACRDYGAMCELIEDAAALAKNRARNLHGRTRQHTPTPDEPLIVLVIDELANLTAYLTDRQLKDRIKAALSILLSQGRAVGVHVVAAIQDPRKEVLPFRDLFPTRIGLRLAEAAQVDLVLGEGMRDRGALCDRIPQSLPGVGFVVIDGDPTPMRVRFSYLSDDEIRELAQTYGRLRVIDGEVLDGVA, from the coding sequence GTGCCGCTAGTCAACGTGATCCGGGGTGACCGGATCGATGCTGCCCCGATCAACGTCCGCACCCCGTTCATCCGCATCCCGCTGTGGCTGGCCCTGACCTGGTGGGCGGTCAAGGCACTCGGCCGCCTGACCGTGGTCCTCCTGCAATTCTGGTACGTCACCGGCCCGGCGGTGTTCTTCGGCTGGCTCTACCTTCGCTGGGGCTGGGCAGGCCCGGCCGGCTTCCTCGCCGCCGTCGGCGCCCTCTCTGCGGGCTGGGGCTTCGGGCACCGACCGTCGTGGCTGCGGTTCGCCTGGTGGCCGGCACTGGCTCGCTACCGCCGCTGGCTGTACCGGCGCAACTGGCAAGCCGCGATGGTCACCGCCCGCCTCGCTGTCTCCTTCGACCACCACACCGTCCTGCCCGTGCTTCGCAAGGTCCGCTGCGCTTCGGGCGTCGACGTCGTGGCGGTGCGGATGGTCACCGGCCAGATCCCCGACGACTTCGCCAAGGTCGCCGAGAGGTTGGCGCACACCTTCGGTGTCCGCCAGGTCAAGGCGGTGCCGGGTCCGCGGCCGGATGTGGTGCTGCTGCACCTGTTCCGCGGTGACCCCCTCGCCAAGCTCGTCCACCCCCTGCCGGTGCCAGCAGTGCCCGAGTTCACCGCCCTGCCCGTAGGCCGGCAGGAAGACGGCGACGGCTACGGGCTGCGGCTGTTCGGGACCCAGGTCCTCGTCGTGGGCGCCACCGGGTCAGGCAAGGGCTCCGTCATCTGGTCCGTGGTCCGCTCCCTCGCCGCCGGGACCACCACCGGCCTCGTGCAACTCTGGGGCCTCGACCCGAAGGGCGGCATGGAACTCGGGATCGGAGCGCCGATGTTCGCCCGGTTCGCCTGCCGCGACTACGGCGCCATGTGCGAGCTCATCGAGGACGCCGCCGCCCTGGCAAAGAACCGCGCCCGGAACCTGCACGGCCGGACCCGTCAGCACACGCCGACCCCGGACGAACCGCTGATCGTCCTCGTCATTGACGAGCTGGCGAACCTGACCGCCTACCTCACCGACCGGCAGTTGAAAGACCGGATCAAGGCCGCCCTGTCCATCCTGCTCAGCCAAGGGCGGGCGGTCGGCGTGCACGTCGTCGCCGCCATCCAGGACCCACGCAAAGAGGTCCTGCCGTTCCGCGACCTGTTCCCCACCCGGATCGGGCTGCGGCTGGCCGAGGCCGCCCAGGTGGATCTGGTGCTCGGGGAGGGGATGCGGGACCGGGGCGCGCTGTGCGACCGCATCCCGCAGTCTCTGCCGGGTGTCGGGTTCGTGGTCATCGACGGTGACCCGACCCCGATGCGGGTCCGCTTCTCGTACCTGAGCGATGACGAGATTCGCGAATTGGCCCAGACGTACGGGCGGTTGCGCGTGATCGACGGCGAGGTTTTGGACGGTGTCGCATGA
- a CDS encoding GntR family transcriptional regulator produces the protein MARHIRNDIEAGVLRDGQVLPSTRELAAEWGTSVFTISEAMRLLADEGFVESKSRSKRVVRNPNQGRGGEVRLSKPHVILIGGYAGSGKTELGRVLARQTGWPMLDKDTLTRPVVEAALEVLGLSPHDRESEQYLSVIRPREYEALSAAALENAGCGNSVIVTAPFIREFADPAWVSRTEAMFANLEAAATFVWLYCDPDTMHTYIRRRGAARDAFKLWDWPGYLASIDIDFRPSVPHIVVDNCATSAPLQTQAKELLDSVLKRSSA, from the coding sequence GTGGCGCGCCACATCCGAAACGACATTGAGGCCGGCGTGCTGCGTGACGGCCAGGTCCTGCCCTCAACGCGCGAACTGGCCGCAGAGTGGGGCACCAGCGTCTTCACGATCAGCGAAGCGATGAGGCTGCTGGCTGATGAAGGCTTTGTTGAGAGCAAGTCCCGGTCAAAGCGGGTGGTTCGGAATCCCAACCAGGGCAGGGGCGGCGAGGTCCGCCTTTCGAAGCCTCACGTCATCTTGATCGGCGGCTACGCCGGCAGTGGGAAGACCGAGCTTGGCAGGGTGCTCGCTCGCCAGACCGGCTGGCCGATGCTGGACAAGGACACGCTGACGCGCCCCGTTGTTGAGGCCGCCTTGGAGGTTCTCGGCCTGTCTCCGCACGACCGCGAGTCCGAGCAGTACTTGAGCGTGATCCGGCCACGCGAGTACGAAGCGCTCAGCGCGGCCGCGTTGGAGAACGCGGGGTGCGGGAACAGCGTCATCGTGACCGCGCCGTTCATCCGCGAGTTTGCTGACCCGGCGTGGGTCAGCCGAACAGAAGCCATGTTTGCCAACCTCGAAGCGGCCGCGACCTTCGTTTGGCTGTACTGCGATCCCGACACGATGCACACCTACATCAGGCGCCGGGGGGCAGCGCGGGACGCGTTCAAGCTTTGGGACTGGCCTGGCTACCTCGCGAGCATCGACATCGACTTCCGCCCGTCGGTGCCGCACATCGTCGTAGACAACTGCGCGACGAGTGCTCCCTTGCAGACCCAGGCCAAGGAACTGCTCGACTCGGTGTTGAAGCGCAGTTCCGCCTGA
- a CDS encoding kinase, whose product MRGVILYGPPAAGKDTITQALSDLDPAYRLFRRLKAGPGRAVGYRMTTPEHVDQLRAAGDVVWENHRYGAVYAVDRPTLQAGLLDHVPVLHLGQVEAVQAVKSAVPEARWLVVYLWCPREVAEDRILARATGDTADRLQAWDQTQPLSGADLAIDTATVAPDEAARQVHERLTQFAGCA is encoded by the coding sequence ATGCGCGGCGTGATCCTCTACGGCCCTCCCGCCGCTGGCAAAGACACCATCACCCAGGCACTCAGTGACCTTGATCCGGCCTACCGGCTGTTCCGGCGATTGAAGGCGGGACCGGGGCGGGCCGTCGGCTACCGCATGACCACGCCTGAGCACGTCGACCAGCTGCGCGCCGCGGGCGATGTCGTGTGGGAGAACCACCGATACGGGGCTGTGTACGCCGTCGACAGGCCCACGCTCCAGGCGGGCCTCCTCGACCACGTACCCGTGCTGCATCTCGGCCAGGTCGAGGCCGTCCAGGCGGTCAAGTCCGCCGTACCCGAGGCACGTTGGCTGGTCGTCTACCTGTGGTGCCCACGCGAGGTGGCTGAGGATCGCATCCTTGCTCGGGCAACAGGGGACACGGCGGACCGGCTGCAGGCTTGGGACCAGACCCAACCACTTTCCGGCGCGGACCTTGCGATCGATACAGCGACCGTCGCTCCCGACGAAGCTGCCCGCCAGGTGCACGAACGCCTGACGCAGTTCGCCGGATGTGCCTAG
- a CDS encoding SMI1/KNR4 family protein: protein MRADTGWLETWREDLREAVASAVLDFEDRYGYPPGGNAVSRPDMTAAARLAAVHPAIPADLVDLYAKVGAVDLPDIGNGFFLHTASDVADAHESRDLWHIRGRHDADVVVFASDGGGTQYGLATPEGSPVYRLPPDLVLGGIYTSENPRFDVAAPDLSTFLDRILQAVKTFAASSTPPSL, encoded by the coding sequence GTGAGGGCTGACACTGGCTGGCTGGAGACCTGGCGCGAGGATCTGCGGGAGGCGGTCGCCTCCGCCGTGCTCGACTTCGAAGACCGCTATGGGTACCCGCCAGGCGGGAACGCCGTCAGCAGGCCAGACATGACGGCTGCCGCGCGGCTCGCGGCTGTTCATCCCGCGATCCCCGCTGACCTCGTAGACCTGTACGCGAAAGTCGGTGCTGTCGACCTACCAGACATCGGTAACGGGTTCTTCCTGCATACGGCCTCCGACGTGGCTGACGCTCACGAGTCACGGGACCTCTGGCACATACGTGGCCGCCACGACGCCGACGTTGTCGTGTTCGCCAGCGACGGCGGTGGCACCCAGTACGGGCTAGCTACTCCGGAAGGATCACCGGTCTACCGCCTCCCACCGGATCTCGTCCTCGGCGGCATCTACACCTCAGAAAACCCGCGCTTCGACGTGGCCGCCCCAGACCTGTCCACCTTCCTCGACCGCATACTCCAAGCCGTGAAGACGTTCGCTGCATCGAGCACACCGCCCAGCTTGTGA
- a CDS encoding SUKH-4 family immunity protein yields MSSLKERLEAVMAAPLATLVAPDHQERPPLSAVQLWNLPESDLDALTLWGLPTDMLMSPKVQLEVEPLLMPKVASEREGRLISPEQRLYDLGRWGSDDLTPKLGAIAGDGRVMAISDAPTTDAKLRGFLKEYYRGIYIPSVQFISSSVAQFIEVAWRWRAASAILRELSLQEPDCTRRPIEEFDAYVARRTACERLIISGIEAIDPAVNADAPDSLWGKVIHLRGY; encoded by the coding sequence ATGTCTTCCCTCAAGGAACGCCTAGAGGCGGTGATGGCGGCACCTCTTGCCACGCTCGTTGCGCCTGATCACCAGGAACGGCCGCCACTGTCGGCGGTTCAGCTCTGGAACTTGCCTGAATCGGATCTTGACGCGCTGACACTATGGGGTTTACCGACCGACATGCTGATGTCGCCAAAGGTCCAACTGGAGGTCGAACCCCTGCTGATGCCGAAGGTGGCCAGCGAGCGGGAGGGTCGTCTGATATCGCCAGAGCAGCGCCTGTATGACCTCGGCCGGTGGGGTAGCGACGATCTGACACCCAAGCTTGGGGCAATCGCAGGCGATGGGCGAGTCATGGCTATCAGCGATGCCCCCACCACCGATGCGAAGCTACGTGGCTTCCTGAAGGAGTACTACCGAGGCATCTATATCCCCTCGGTGCAGTTCATCAGCTCATCGGTCGCCCAGTTCATTGAGGTAGCGTGGCGGTGGCGGGCTGCAAGCGCCATCCTGCGGGAGCTTTCACTTCAGGAGCCGGACTGCACGCGGCGACCGATCGAAGAGTTCGATGCCTACGTCGCTCGACGCACGGCCTGCGAACGGTTGATCATCAGCGGGATTGAGGCCATTGACCCTGCCGTCAACGCAGACGCTCCTGACTCCCTGTGGGGCAAGGTCATCCACCTCCGCGGCTACTAG
- a CDS encoding tyrosine-type recombinase/integrase translates to MPLLFTTTRGNPFTDRTWSREWADWRDAAGWPKEHGTFHALRHFFATTLITNHAEPQEVQRLLRHKTLRITLETYVHWWPKRERQRGLVGSILQAAASAQRR, encoded by the coding sequence GTGCCGCTGCTGTTCACCACCACGCGCGGCAACCCGTTCACTGATCGGACCTGGTCCCGGGAGTGGGCGGACTGGCGGGATGCAGCCGGCTGGCCGAAGGAGCATGGAACCTTTCACGCGCTGCGACACTTCTTCGCAACCACGCTGATCACAAACCATGCCGAACCACAGGAAGTGCAGCGACTGCTCCGGCACAAGACGCTGCGAATCACGCTGGAGACGTACGTGCACTGGTGGCCAAAGCGGGAGCGTCAACGCGGCCTAGTGGGGTCAATCCTGCAAGCTGCCGCGAGCGCGCAGCGACGCTAA
- a CDS encoding low temperature requirement protein A — MTTSRAAALLRKPGQPQRPTFLELFFDLVFVFALTRVSQRLLTDITFQRRVILTEVGQTVLVLLALLIVWFVTAWVTDLYDPTRPEIQLVVVGTMFGALVMAVAVPQAFGNRNLGFAGAYVAIHIGRHLVLVPALRGHKAQRRSAAVLLWFAVSAVPWIIGTTFPESPTRGVLWTLAIAIDLAGAMLLWPAPWVGRMTSEWPVAAEYLSERYRQFFIIALGELILVTGITYSGKYVAGGHAAAFGVAFVTTALLWRIYIHRAGELLPDAIAAAPQPGRLVRRALAAHVLMVAGIVAIAVGYELVIDHPFGHTDSAWIGVILGGPVLFLAGRALFEYAVFARVSRSRLIGALVLAGISPAMILLPLLAVAITAAVVLAGIVTSDGLRAKGRPPEPPSPPR, encoded by the coding sequence ATGACGACAAGCAGGGCGGCCGCGCTGCTGCGGAAACCAGGGCAACCGCAGCGACCGACCTTCCTGGAACTCTTCTTCGACCTGGTGTTCGTCTTCGCGCTCACCCGGGTCTCACAGCGGCTACTCACGGACATAACTTTCCAGCGGCGAGTTATCCTCACCGAAGTCGGCCAGACGGTGCTGGTGCTGCTGGCCCTGTTGATCGTCTGGTTCGTCACAGCGTGGGTAACGGATCTGTACGACCCGACGCGGCCGGAGATCCAGCTGGTGGTCGTCGGGACCATGTTCGGCGCCCTGGTGATGGCGGTCGCGGTGCCCCAGGCGTTCGGCAATCGGAACCTGGGCTTCGCCGGCGCGTACGTCGCGATCCATATCGGCCGTCACCTCGTCCTCGTGCCGGCCCTACGCGGCCACAAGGCGCAGCGCCGATCGGCGGCGGTTCTCCTATGGTTCGCGGTATCCGCCGTGCCGTGGATCATCGGGACGACCTTTCCCGAGAGTCCAACACGTGGGGTGTTGTGGACGCTGGCGATAGCCATCGACCTCGCGGGCGCCATGCTGCTCTGGCCCGCACCGTGGGTTGGCCGCATGACATCCGAGTGGCCCGTCGCGGCCGAGTACCTGTCCGAGCGCTACCGGCAGTTCTTCATCATCGCCCTCGGCGAGTTGATCCTGGTCACCGGTATCACCTACAGCGGCAAATACGTTGCAGGAGGCCACGCCGCCGCGTTCGGAGTGGCGTTCGTCACCACCGCCCTGCTCTGGCGGATCTACATCCACCGAGCCGGCGAGCTGCTGCCCGATGCCATCGCGGCGGCTCCCCAGCCAGGCCGACTCGTCCGACGGGCACTGGCCGCTCACGTGCTCATGGTGGCCGGCATCGTCGCCATCGCCGTCGGCTATGAGCTGGTCATCGACCATCCGTTCGGACATACCGACTCGGCCTGGATCGGGGTCATCCTCGGCGGACCCGTCCTGTTCCTAGCCGGACGCGCCCTCTTCGAGTACGCGGTATTCGCCCGGGTGTCCCGCTCCCGGCTGATCGGTGCACTCGTGCTCGCCGGCATCTCACCAGCGATGATCCTCCTGCCGCTACTGGCCGTCGCCATCACCGCTGCTGTCGTCCTCGCCGGCATCGTCACCTCCGACGGGCTCCGCGCCAAGGGACGTCCACCCGAGCCGCCGTCACCACCCCGCTAG
- a CDS encoding low temperature requirement protein A, which produces MAGGAARLVRGREGRRATFLDLFLDLVFVLALFRLSQGLLEHLDWSGAFQTLVLLLAVWWVWSQTAGTSDRFDPRRPAIQALVIGCMFGSFVLAAAAPEAFGVHGLLFAGAYVAVQVGRSLFLVIVTRGGERQRPELRVLFWYGVSAVPWLAGAVVQGWARGVLWALAVAVDYAAPRLGWPTPGLGRASAADFAISGEFLAERQRQSFIIALGELILASGLAFTSNGFEADRSAAVVVAFATTVLLWRIYIHRAGEVLGAAVAAAIDPLRIAVAAVYAHLVMVAGIVAISVGDELVIHHPLGHTQPVWIVVILGGPALFLAGRAIFEYAVFARVSRNRVAGILALAAISPATIFLPPLLVAAAAALVLAGIAVADAARARGRPPEPPSPPG; this is translated from the coding sequence ATGGCGGGTGGCGCAGCCCGGCTGGTGCGGGGACGGGAGGGGCGGCGGGCGACGTTCCTGGACCTGTTCCTCGACCTGGTGTTCGTCCTCGCGCTCTTCCGGCTCTCACAGGGGCTGCTGGAGCATCTGGACTGGAGCGGCGCCTTCCAGACGCTGGTGTTGCTGCTCGCCGTGTGGTGGGTGTGGAGCCAGACGGCGGGGACAAGCGACAGATTCGACCCGCGACGACCAGCGATACAGGCGCTGGTCATCGGATGCATGTTCGGCAGCTTCGTGCTGGCGGCCGCGGCGCCTGAGGCGTTCGGCGTACATGGCCTGCTCTTCGCCGGCGCGTACGTCGCCGTCCAGGTCGGCCGCAGCCTGTTTCTCGTGATCGTTACGCGGGGTGGCGAGCGGCAGCGTCCCGAGCTGCGGGTGCTGTTCTGGTACGGCGTGTCGGCGGTGCCGTGGCTCGCGGGCGCCGTCGTGCAGGGGTGGGCACGCGGGGTGCTGTGGGCGCTGGCGGTGGCCGTGGACTATGCGGCGCCCAGACTCGGCTGGCCCACGCCGGGGCTGGGCCGCGCCAGTGCGGCAGACTTTGCGATCTCGGGCGAGTTCCTGGCCGAGCGGCAGCGGCAGTCCTTCATCATCGCTCTCGGGGAGCTGATCCTGGCGTCGGGGCTGGCGTTCACCAGCAACGGCTTCGAGGCGGACCGCAGCGCGGCGGTCGTGGTGGCGTTCGCGACCACGGTGCTGCTGTGGCGGATCTACATCCACCGTGCCGGGGAGGTATTGGGCGCCGCCGTCGCCGCAGCCATTGATCCGCTCCGCATTGCCGTGGCGGCGGTATACGCCCACCTGGTCATGGTCGCCGGCATCGTCGCGATCTCCGTCGGCGACGAGCTCGTCATCCACCACCCGCTTGGACACACCCAACCGGTGTGGATCGTCGTCATCCTCGGCGGACCCGCACTGTTCCTCGCCGGACGGGCCATCTTCGAGTACGCGGTGTTCGCCCGGGTGTCCCGAAACCGCGTGGCCGGGATCCTCGCGCTCGCCGCCATCTCGCCGGCGACGATCTTCCTGCCGCCGCTGCTGGTCGCCGCCGCCGCTGCACTCGTCCTGGCCGGGATCGCCGTAGCCGACGCAGCCCGTGCCCGAGGACGCCCACCCGAGCCGCCCTCACCACCTGGATAG
- a CDS encoding trypsin-like serine protease → MRRPAVLASLTGAAAAAMLSVATPASAINSYNAQPAPERTEVGALVVQYDRDSNPATPDVVRWSCSGTMISADVFLTAAHCTANRPAGAKFYVSLAQDVQGAIDASNAAGGTPEDIAGRVGVQGVAHWDPAYPGNSADSHDIAVIKLDGAELAKRWTFTPAALPSADQLAGLGSRALDAAAWQVMGYGTQEALNQPGGQTHPGGGVRMKASVDFDALNKTWVRLAMNESRDLGGACYGDSGGPNFVTVDGKLVLAGTTITGDSPCYATNVAYRMDSASAQAFLGQYVTLP, encoded by the coding sequence TTGCGTCGTCCAGCTGTACTGGCCTCGCTGACCGGCGCCGCAGCAGCGGCGATGCTCAGCGTCGCCACCCCCGCCTCGGCGATCAATTCATACAATGCGCAGCCCGCGCCTGAGCGCACCGAGGTCGGGGCGCTCGTGGTGCAGTACGACCGCGACAGCAACCCCGCCACACCCGACGTCGTCCGGTGGAGCTGCTCCGGCACGATGATCTCGGCGGACGTCTTCCTCACAGCCGCCCACTGCACTGCCAATCGGCCGGCCGGCGCCAAGTTCTACGTCTCGCTCGCCCAGGACGTACAGGGCGCGATCGACGCGTCGAACGCGGCCGGCGGGACGCCGGAGGACATTGCCGGACGGGTGGGTGTCCAGGGCGTCGCCCACTGGGACCCGGCATACCCGGGCAACTCGGCCGACTCCCACGACATCGCCGTCATAAAGCTGGACGGCGCGGAGCTCGCGAAGCGCTGGACCTTCACGCCGGCCGCCCTGCCGAGCGCCGACCAGCTCGCCGGGCTCGGTTCCCGCGCGCTCGACGCCGCAGCCTGGCAGGTCATGGGGTACGGCACGCAGGAGGCCCTGAACCAGCCCGGTGGGCAGACCCACCCGGGTGGTGGCGTACGGATGAAGGCGTCGGTCGACTTCGACGCGCTCAACAAGACGTGGGTGCGCCTGGCGATGAACGAGAGCCGCGACCTCGGCGGCGCCTGCTACGGCGACTCCGGCGGCCCGAACTTCGTCACCGTCGACGGCAAGCTCGTACTCGCCGGCACCACGATCACCGGGGACAGCCCCTGCTACGCGACCAACGTGGCGTACCGGATGGACAGCGCCAGCGCCCAGGCCTTCCTCGGGCAGTACGTCACCCTCCCGTAA
- a CDS encoding aminoglycoside phosphotransferase family protein translates to MGAIKMHADEIQTDVDLVRRLTAGQFPRWADLPICPVASYGTDHDIYRLGEHLAVRLPRIEWATKQAAREAEWLPRLAPHLPLALPVPLAMGRPAEGYPFDWSVYEWLPGENANGTIRDLDHAAVDLARFVSALRRIPPTTDAFPRLPRQRGGPLAEFDEGVRRSVRQLGDRIDGEATLRSWRESLEAPAWDGPEVWVHGDLLPGNLLVVDGRLSAVIDFGGLNVGDPACDLQPAWNVFTGDSRQRFRAELDIDDASWLRGRGWALLQAVIAMPYYWDQPRHDPPGLARPGPGPGRAFPLTARYPGTTSGMSEYLTSSIRGANVVGYWNNPTHSLEETCVVQLYWPR, encoded by the coding sequence ATGGGCGCAATCAAGATGCATGCCGACGAGATCCAGACCGACGTCGACCTCGTGCGTCGTCTCACCGCCGGGCAGTTCCCGCGCTGGGCCGATCTGCCGATCTGCCCGGTCGCGTCGTACGGGACCGATCACGACATCTACCGGCTAGGTGAGCACCTGGCCGTCCGGCTGCCGCGGATCGAATGGGCCACCAAGCAGGCAGCGCGGGAGGCGGAGTGGTTGCCGAGGCTCGCGCCGCACCTCCCGCTCGCGCTCCCGGTCCCCCTGGCGATGGGACGTCCCGCCGAGGGCTACCCCTTCGACTGGTCGGTGTACGAGTGGTTGCCCGGCGAGAACGCCAACGGCACGATCCGCGACCTGGACCACGCCGCCGTCGATCTCGCCCGGTTCGTGTCCGCGCTGCGGCGGATCCCCCCCACCACCGACGCCTTCCCGCGCCTCCCTCGTCAGCGAGGGGGGCCGCTGGCGGAGTTCGACGAGGGCGTCCGCCGGTCGGTGCGGCAGCTCGGCGACCGGATCGACGGGGAGGCCACCCTCCGCTCATGGCGTGAGTCTCTGGAGGCCCCGGCGTGGGACGGGCCGGAGGTCTGGGTGCACGGGGACCTGTTGCCGGGCAACCTGCTGGTGGTCGACGGGCGCCTGTCCGCGGTCATCGACTTCGGTGGCCTCAACGTCGGCGATCCGGCGTGCGACCTGCAGCCGGCGTGGAACGTGTTCACCGGCGACAGCCGGCAGCGGTTCCGTGCCGAACTCGACATCGACGACGCGTCCTGGCTGCGCGGCCGCGGCTGGGCGTTGCTGCAGGCGGTGATCGCCATGCCCTACTACTGGGACCAACCCAGGCATGATCCGCCAGGCCTCGCACGCCCTGGCCCAGGTCCTGGCCGAGCCTTCCCGCTGACCGCTCGATATCCAGGCACGACCAGTGGCATGAGCGAATATCTGACGTCTTCCATTCGCGGAGCCAATGTGGTCGGCTACTGGAACAACCCGACTCACTCACTGGAGGAAACTTGCGTCGTCCAGCTGTACTGGCCTCGCTGA
- a CDS encoding L-threonylcarbamoyladenylate synthase — protein MPAESGIAEAAAVLRAGGLVAFPTETVYGLGANALDAEAAARIFEAKARPTFDPLITHLADAADLTELVGPVPPAVAALAERFWPGPLTLIVDRPAAIPPIVTSGLDTMAVRVPDEPSARALIAAAGVPVAAPSANRFGQLSPTRAEHVVAGLGYAVDVVLDGGPTRCGIESTIVDARGDRPVVLRLGALPVEALVEAVGPVIVRPGSSGQPVAPGTLAAHYAPRTPLRVAADVESAPGDGVRRGRLAFRERPTAGEWAAVEVLSPEGDLTVAAARLFDALHRLDAAGVTEIVAEPVPDVGVGRAINDRLRRAAATWH, from the coding sequence CTGCCGGCCGAGAGCGGCATCGCCGAAGCCGCTGCCGTCCTGCGTGCCGGAGGGCTGGTCGCCTTCCCCACCGAGACGGTCTACGGATTGGGCGCGAACGCGCTCGACGCGGAGGCGGCGGCGCGGATCTTCGAGGCCAAGGCCCGGCCGACCTTCGACCCCCTGATCACCCACCTGGCCGACGCGGCCGACCTGACGGAACTGGTCGGGCCGGTGCCACCGGCGGTGGCCGCGCTGGCCGAGCGCTTCTGGCCCGGTCCGCTCACCCTGATCGTGGACCGGCCCGCGGCGATCCCGCCGATCGTCACCTCGGGGCTGGACACCATGGCGGTCCGGGTGCCGGATGAGCCGTCCGCCCGGGCGCTGATCGCCGCCGCCGGGGTGCCGGTGGCCGCTCCCAGCGCCAACCGGTTCGGGCAGCTCAGCCCCACCCGCGCCGAGCACGTGGTGGCCGGGCTGGGCTACGCGGTCGACGTGGTGCTCGACGGCGGACCGACCCGGTGCGGCATCGAGTCGACCATCGTGGACGCCCGGGGCGACCGGCCGGTGGTGCTCCGGCTGGGCGCGCTGCCGGTGGAGGCGCTGGTCGAGGCGGTCGGGCCGGTCATCGTACGGCCGGGCAGCTCCGGGCAGCCGGTGGCGCCGGGGACGTTGGCCGCGCACTACGCCCCGCGTACCCCGTTGCGGGTGGCGGCCGATGTGGAGTCGGCGCCGGGCGACGGGGTCCGGCGGGGGCGGCTGGCGTTCCGGGAGCGGCCCACGGCGGGTGAGTGGGCGGCGGTGGAGGTGCTCTCGCCCGAGGGTGACCTGACCGTGGCGGCCGCGCGGCTCTTCGACGCCCTGCACCGGCTCGACGCGGCCGGGGTGACCGAGATCGTCGCCGAGCCGGTCCCCGACGTCGGGGTGGGGCGGGCGATCAACGATCGGTTGCGGCGGGCCGCCGCCACCTGGCACTGA
- a CDS encoding GNAT family N-acetyltransferase encodes MWRADDPGDVRSGLWRLNIAADQQGHGYGRFAVASLAEEIRRRGGTRLTTTWVPGEHGPERFYRRLGFRLTGERSGDQVVGELDL; translated from the coding sequence GTGTGGCGCGCGGACGACCCCGGCGACGTCCGCTCCGGACTCTGGCGCCTGAACATCGCCGCCGACCAGCAGGGCCACGGCTACGGCCGCTTCGCCGTAGCCTCACTGGCCGAGGAGATCCGGCGCCGCGGCGGGACGCGGCTCACGACCACCTGGGTGCCGGGCGAGCACGGCCCCGAACGCTTCTACCGGCGACTCGGCTTCCGACTGACCGGCGAACGCAGCGGCGACCAGGTCGTCGGCGAACTGGACCTCTGA